A genomic segment from Nitrosopumilus sp. K4 encodes:
- a CDS encoding metal ABC transporter ATP-binding protein: MLKVVEIEHLTVEYPGVKALDDVSFAVNEGDFLGIIGPNGAGKSTLFASILGLNTKYKGTIKFFGKDIKKSKDYLKQIGYVPQKPIFEKNFPATVNDIVRMGLRRESDESKIDEILQQLWIHELGNRRIGELSGGQQQRVFIAKALVNNPKLLILDEPVTGIDQQSIELFYSILKELNSKQNITIIWSSHDLDAVNRLVNHVACLNRTLFFHGESDKFFENDELVKQYSEASMQEHMHHH; encoded by the coding sequence GTGTTGAAAGTTGTAGAGATTGAGCATCTTACAGTAGAATATCCAGGCGTAAAAGCCTTGGATGATGTAAGCTTTGCAGTAAATGAAGGGGATTTTTTGGGAATAATAGGCCCTAACGGTGCTGGAAAATCAACCTTATTTGCATCAATACTTGGATTGAACACAAAATACAAAGGGACAATCAAATTTTTTGGTAAGGACATAAAAAAATCAAAAGACTATCTAAAACAAATTGGGTATGTTCCACAAAAACCAATCTTTGAAAAAAATTTTCCAGCTACTGTAAATGATATAGTCAGAATGGGTTTGAGAAGAGAATCAGATGAAAGTAAAATCGATGAAATTCTTCAACAACTATGGATTCATGAGCTAGGAAACAGAAGAATAGGCGAGCTATCTGGTGGTCAACAGCAACGTGTCTTTATTGCAAAGGCTTTAGTAAATAACCCGAAACTTTTGATTCTTGACGAACCAGTAACAGGAATTGATCAACAAAGTATTGAATTGTTTTACAGTATTCTAAAAGAATTAAACTCGAAACAGAACATCACCATAATTTGGTCATCACATGATCTTGATGCAGTAAATAGACTTGTAAATCATGTTGCATGTTTGAACCGTACTCTGTTTTTCCATGGTGAGTCTGACAAATTTTTTGAAAATGATGAACTTGTTAAACAATATTCAGAGGCATCGATGCAGGAACACATGCATCACCATTAA
- a CDS encoding CopG family ribbon-helix-helix protein: MPIVSISLNDEILSELDKLQSSMGFSGRSEAIRAGIRTFVSEEKQKSNLEGNIHAILLVVHNDEFDHIVSGITHNFEDLITTHLHSKIEKEKCMELFVIDGDAEKVSTMTRDFQTNKNMDTVKLVAL, encoded by the coding sequence ATGCCAATTGTCTCAATATCCCTAAATGATGAAATCCTATCTGAATTAGACAAATTACAGTCATCAATGGGATTTTCTGGAAGATCTGAGGCAATTAGGGCAGGCATCAGGACATTTGTTTCTGAAGAAAAACAGAAATCAAATCTTGAAGGTAACATACATGCAATCTTACTTGTAGTGCACAACGACGAGTTTGATCATATTGTTTCAGGAATTACTCATAATTTTGAAGATTTGATAACAACTCATCTGCACAGTAAAATCGAGAAAGAAAAATGCATGGAGTTGTTTGTAATTGATGGAGATGCAGAAAAGGTATCAACTATGACAAGGGACTTTCAGACAAACAAGAATATGGATACAGTAAAACTAGTAGCACTTTAG
- a CDS encoding metal ABC transporter permease, protein MQRGLVSGIAIAILCSVVGLFLVLRRYSLFGDAIAHSSFGGIALGLMSGVYPLWTAYGVSLVSALIITRLKDRFNISGDASVAVLLSSGIAVGLVVIGLSGGFTIDIFSFLFGSILLVSVDDTIMILALTGIILIIILAMYRQLLYSTFNEEQAKVSGIPVEKINYLIVFLAGITVVTSIQLVGVLLISALFVIPNVTAIMYGKGFKQTALISIGFSVFSVIAGILVSYVFDITPAGTIVLLSIGLFAGTMGIRSMGILKT, encoded by the coding sequence ATGCAAAGAGGTCTTGTCTCTGGTATTGCAATTGCAATTTTGTGTTCTGTTGTTGGACTGTTTCTTGTTTTAAGAAGGTACTCTCTTTTTGGCGATGCAATTGCCCACTCTTCTTTTGGTGGAATTGCGCTTGGTTTGATGTCAGGTGTGTATCCACTTTGGACTGCATATGGTGTATCTTTGGTAAGCGCACTGATAATTACCAGGCTAAAAGACCGATTCAATATTTCTGGTGATGCATCAGTTGCAGTTTTGCTGTCATCAGGCATTGCAGTTGGTCTTGTAGTGATAGGGTTATCGGGTGGGTTTACAATTGATATCTTTAGTTTTCTTTTTGGAAGCATTTTGCTTGTTAGTGTAGATGACACAATAATGATTCTAGCATTAACTGGAATCATCCTTATCATAATTTTGGCAATGTATAGGCAGTTACTCTATTCTACATTTAATGAGGAACAAGCCAAAGTCAGTGGAATTCCAGTTGAAAAAATAAACTATCTGATTGTATTTCTTGCAGGAATCACTGTTGTTACTTCCATACAACTAGTCGGGGTTTTGTTGATTTCTGCACTTTTTGTAATTCCAAATGTTACTGCCATAATGTATGGAAAAGGATTCAAACAAACTGCTCTTATCTCAATTGGCTTTTCCGTATTTTCAGTGATTGCAGGAATTCTTGTTTCCTATGTGTTTGATATTACTCCTGCTGGAACAATTGTGTTATTGTCAATTGGATTGTTTGCTGGAACTATGGGTATTAGATCTATGGGAATTCTCAAGACTTGA
- a CDS encoding CopD family protein: protein MRKFLFVLILISLIGIPYASAHPFTEETNPNSSQNAPVGITQVYVIFSEPVEIDFSSLKIYDSNGNQIDNKDTKYYQGESSLIVTTPPLQEGVYTGTSKVLSKVDGHLVDGAFIFAVGDIKLDVGNLETKSTSELLFFPEAGARFPGFVGETIVLGAVIASMLIWGTQNKEIIRKEIEKINVVHHGKFMSITGIGLMLVFASNIIVLAVQTLRLETSAIDAIQTTFGTTWIIRMTITIILLGIWFWMDRKKQIGKFHHIPMLVLSLILIGTSTMVGHGAASEQIAAIALDYVHNFVAAVWIGGIIYFAFALMPTFSRLEKSKMEKMSLVMIPRFSIAFIIAVGIVIISGPTLMWLLESDVGLITESTYGKIIFAKIAIAAIMVGLGGLIQFKIQKPNENKIKSSSVSVHNSLKRSLKIDAVLGIILLGVVALLTNGTLPAGEIQKADALDTSYGFRTIEYSENIRFDIEITPFSSGTNSVFVKVSDFSNNRLADSDELKVKISNPQRGISPIEVPMEMTQEEDGPTEFKGELTFGFSGEWQVEVEAQRTENANESVTLMLLVKPRLSDLKVEIIEFELPEESKPLYPLYDGNNAIWVSDPSAPKIWRFDLETKEFESFSFDGLTSMILTKDNDGKIWFTDTPANQIGFIDPETDQVTKITLPEIQPVISKNTPTFVQSDFDGNIWIAVVNKDVILKYDQINKSFEEIRLPQKESLPFALSIDPDGKVWFTESAVGKIGYIDPKNNNLKEFTPKTPLGAPEALLIDEEGNVWIAEHTGLAIVKFNPIIETFERISVPNQEALPYGMSFDRFGNVWFAQHTVDSIGAYDPDNDELIEIPIPTETSFAQFTTSDNDNNVWFVEQRGNKLGMIKLTEIPGVAQAAEQSQKIDLKYTEIASPLIALGIIATSLFFVKNVKDKRRIDSLIKS from the coding sequence ATGAGAAAATTCCTATTTGTTTTGATTTTGATTTCACTAATTGGTATACCATATGCCTCTGCTCATCCATTTACAGAAGAAACTAACCCTAATTCTTCACAAAATGCTCCAGTAGGAATTACACAGGTATATGTTATATTTTCAGAACCAGTAGAGATTGATTTTAGTTCACTAAAAATCTATGATAGTAATGGTAATCAGATTGACAATAAAGATACAAAATATTATCAAGGTGAATCATCATTAATTGTAACAACACCGCCATTACAAGAAGGAGTTTACACAGGTACAAGTAAAGTTCTTTCAAAAGTTGATGGACATCTTGTAGATGGTGCATTCATTTTTGCAGTAGGAGACATCAAGCTTGATGTTGGGAATTTAGAAACAAAGTCTACATCAGAATTGTTATTTTTCCCTGAAGCGGGAGCTAGATTTCCAGGATTTGTTGGTGAAACAATTGTTCTAGGAGCAGTAATTGCATCAATGTTGATCTGGGGAACACAAAACAAAGAGATCATTCGAAAAGAGATTGAGAAGATTAACGTAGTACATCATGGAAAATTCATGTCCATAACAGGTATTGGATTAATGCTAGTTTTTGCATCAAACATAATAGTTTTAGCAGTTCAAACTCTAAGATTAGAAACCTCTGCAATAGATGCAATCCAAACAACTTTTGGTACAACGTGGATAATTAGAATGACTATTACCATCATTCTTCTTGGGATTTGGTTTTGGATGGATAGAAAAAAACAGATTGGAAAATTCCACCATATTCCGATGTTAGTATTATCGTTAATCCTAATTGGAACTTCAACTATGGTTGGTCATGGTGCAGCAAGTGAGCAAATTGCAGCAATTGCATTAGATTATGTACATAATTTTGTTGCAGCCGTTTGGATTGGGGGAATTATTTATTTTGCATTTGCTTTGATGCCAACATTTTCCAGATTAGAAAAATCAAAAATGGAGAAAATGTCACTAGTGATGATTCCAAGATTTTCTATTGCATTTATCATTGCAGTAGGAATAGTAATAATTTCAGGACCTACTCTAATGTGGCTTTTAGAAAGTGATGTAGGACTAATTACAGAATCAACATATGGTAAAATAATTTTTGCAAAGATAGCGATTGCAGCAATTATGGTTGGACTTGGAGGTTTGATTCAATTCAAAATTCAAAAACCAAATGAAAACAAGATTAAATCAAGTTCAGTATCAGTTCATAATAGCCTAAAGAGATCATTGAAGATTGATGCGGTGTTAGGAATTATTTTGTTAGGAGTTGTAGCCTTACTAACAAATGGAACATTGCCAGCAGGGGAGATTCAGAAGGCAGATGCACTAGACACATCATATGGATTTAGGACAATAGAATACTCAGAAAATATCAGATTCGATATTGAAATCACACCTTTTAGTAGCGGAACAAATTCTGTTTTTGTCAAGGTAAGCGACTTTAGTAACAATCGGCTTGCAGATTCTGATGAGTTGAAGGTAAAAATTTCAAATCCACAAAGGGGTATTTCGCCAATAGAAGTTCCCATGGAGATGACGCAGGAAGAAGATGGTCCAACGGAATTCAAAGGTGAGTTAACATTTGGGTTTTCAGGAGAGTGGCAAGTTGAAGTGGAAGCACAGAGAACAGAAAATGCAAATGAATCTGTAACGCTCATGCTACTTGTAAAGCCAAGATTATCTGATCTTAAGGTAGAAATCATAGAGTTTGAATTACCAGAAGAATCAAAGCCATTGTATCCATTGTATGACGGAAACAATGCAATTTGGGTAAGTGATCCCTCCGCACCAAAAATATGGAGATTTGATTTAGAAACAAAAGAGTTTGAATCTTTCTCGTTTGACGGATTAACGTCAATGATACTTACAAAAGATAATGACGGCAAGATTTGGTTTACTGATACTCCAGCAAACCAGATTGGATTTATTGATCCAGAGACTGATCAAGTAACAAAAATTACTTTACCAGAAATTCAGCCAGTAATTTCAAAGAATACACCAACATTTGTTCAGTCAGACTTTGACGGAAATATTTGGATAGCAGTAGTAAACAAAGATGTTATTCTAAAGTATGATCAAATAAACAAGTCTTTTGAAGAGATACGATTGCCACAAAAAGAGTCATTGCCATTTGCATTATCTATTGATCCAGATGGAAAGGTTTGGTTTACAGAATCTGCAGTAGGTAAGATAGGCTACATAGATCCAAAAAATAACAATCTCAAAGAATTTACTCCAAAGACGCCACTAGGAGCTCCTGAAGCATTGTTAATTGATGAGGAGGGAAATGTATGGATAGCAGAGCACACAGGACTGGCAATTGTAAAGTTTAATCCAATCATAGAGACTTTTGAGAGAATATCAGTTCCAAATCAAGAAGCGTTACCATATGGAATGTCATTTGACAGATTTGGTAATGTATGGTTTGCACAACACACAGTAGATAGTATCGGGGCATATGATCCAGATAATGATGAATTAATTGAGATTCCAATTCCAACTGAGACATCTTTTGCACAATTTACTACATCAGACAATGACAACAATGTATGGTTTGTAGAACAGCGCGGAAATAAACTAGGGATGATAAAATTAACTGAAATTCCAGGTGTTGCTCAAGCCGCAGAACAGTCCCAGAAAATTGATCTAAAATACACAGAGATAGCATCCCCATTAATTGCATTGGGGATTATTGCCACATCGTTGTTTTTTGTAAAAAATGTTAAAGACAAAAGGAGAATTGATTCTCTAATCAAGTCTTGA
- a CDS encoding metal ABC transporter substrate-binding protein, which produces MTSQVKMAIIAIIIVIPLTSFVVYATDSKIQQENVNDKLTVMSSFYPLHEFAKKIGQDKVDAELLVPVGVEPHEWEPTIQDIQRMQKADLIIINGIGFENWVKHLEEINFQGNIVDTSSGITIKENVGIETFQSKDEHDFGDPHIWLNPVLVKTQVQNMANAFSNSDPQNEKFYQNNAKNFKDELDLLDRNIRNDLSSCNRDFIAFHNAFSYFADEYDLNQHTIISTNDPHSEPTARTLENVINTARELNLKIIFTEETADPRTSQIIADEIGGKILVLSPIEIGNDKSYVTRMTENLNNLKEALC; this is translated from the coding sequence GTGACTAGTCAAGTAAAGATGGCGATAATTGCTATTATCATTGTAATTCCGCTTACTTCTTTTGTAGTATATGCAACTGATTCAAAAATCCAACAGGAAAATGTAAATGACAAACTAACAGTAATGTCATCATTTTACCCATTACATGAATTTGCAAAAAAAATTGGACAAGATAAAGTTGATGCAGAACTTCTTGTACCGGTGGGGGTTGAACCACATGAGTGGGAACCAACAATACAAGACATACAACGAATGCAAAAAGCTGATCTGATCATAATTAACGGAATAGGTTTTGAAAATTGGGTTAAGCATTTAGAAGAAATAAACTTTCAAGGAAATATTGTAGACACCAGTAGTGGAATTACAATCAAAGAAAATGTAGGAATTGAAACATTTCAATCTAAAGATGAACATGATTTTGGAGATCCTCATATTTGGCTAAATCCGGTATTGGTAAAAACCCAAGTTCAAAACATGGCAAATGCATTTTCAAATTCTGATCCACAAAATGAAAAATTTTACCAAAACAATGCAAAAAATTTCAAAGATGAATTGGATTTACTTGATAGAAATATACGAAATGATCTTTCAAGTTGCAATCGTGATTTTATTGCATTCCATAATGCATTTTCATATTTTGCAGATGAATATGATTTGAATCAACACACAATTATATCTACAAATGATCCTCATTCAGAACCAACCGCAAGAACATTGGAAAACGTGATTAACACTGCACGTGAATTAAATTTAAAAATTATTTTTACCGAGGAAACTGCTGATCCTAGAACATCGCAAATTATTGCTGATGAAATTGGCGGAAAGATCCTAGTGTTGTCTCCAATTGAAATTGGAAATGATAAGAGCTATGTTACTAGAATGACTGAAAATCTAAACAATCTCAAGGAGGCATTGTGTTGA